A window of uncultured Litoreibacter sp. contains these coding sequences:
- a CDS encoding ABC transporter substrate-binding protein: MRHKYWPGLPATLLTLLLAGGAHAQATGEAPELAELVAAGKIPPVSERASMEPEVINYGSVGEYGGKIRFGMRGVSDEGTLRQAVGTNGLVRWHHNLSDLIPNIIREYEVSDDAREFTFHMRRGMKWSDGAPFTSEDIDFSINDLLLNPDWDELSTRYKSGGEPLMLEVVDEYTFKIKFEHPNGGFLGQMAREEGARLNHYAKHYCSQFHPNYNDNIDSVIAEENVADWKELMYKKCGDVRDEVRWINPERPALDPWILERPLRGGTTSVTFVRNPYFWQVDTEGNQLPYIGEMESTIYQDAEAMLIAAIAGDFDFQYRRIDAPGNRPVLAENREAGDYRLYEVTAAGGNYNWIQPNLNHKDPVVNTLFNEKDFRIALSIGTDRQEVIDTALLGVGTPWQTGPFEESPLHHERIATQYLDYDPDEANRLLDELGLTERDQNGIRLLSDGRPARFLVDIRNGHPHIIDMMTIVKPQWEEMLGIQIDLNVVDRSVHRQRSRQGDHDMTADSGNATWLPGQLPSALLPIDSSSRHAPLWTAWYQTDGADGLVPPDHVMERYKIWETIYATADPAEQIRRYHQLADIAADQFEAFGITKNASTFGVVKNGLMNVLEGMKSTGQFPSPANVFMPQAWYWNR; the protein is encoded by the coding sequence ATGAGACATAAATATTGGCCGGGGCTGCCTGCCACGTTGCTCACGTTATTGCTTGCAGGCGGAGCGCACGCCCAAGCGACCGGCGAAGCGCCGGAACTGGCTGAGCTTGTCGCAGCAGGGAAAATTCCACCAGTTTCTGAACGCGCCTCGATGGAACCGGAAGTCATCAACTACGGCTCCGTCGGCGAATATGGGGGCAAGATCCGCTTTGGGATGCGCGGCGTGTCAGATGAGGGCACTCTGCGACAGGCAGTTGGCACCAATGGGCTGGTGCGATGGCATCACAATTTATCCGACCTGATCCCCAATATCATCCGCGAGTACGAGGTCTCGGATGATGCAAGAGAGTTCACCTTTCACATGCGCCGCGGAATGAAGTGGTCGGACGGTGCGCCGTTTACGTCGGAAGATATCGACTTCAGCATCAACGATCTTTTGCTGAACCCCGATTGGGACGAACTGTCGACACGCTATAAGTCCGGTGGCGAACCGCTGATGCTTGAAGTCGTCGACGAGTACACGTTCAAGATCAAATTCGAACACCCAAATGGCGGTTTCCTGGGCCAAATGGCGCGCGAAGAAGGCGCGCGCCTCAATCATTATGCAAAGCACTACTGCAGCCAATTCCATCCCAACTACAACGACAACATTGACTCGGTGATCGCCGAGGAGAACGTCGCAGACTGGAAGGAGCTGATGTACAAGAAATGCGGCGACGTCAGAGACGAGGTCCGCTGGATCAATCCGGAACGTCCCGCGCTGGACCCATGGATTCTCGAAAGGCCCCTGCGTGGCGGCACAACCAGCGTTACCTTTGTGAGGAACCCCTATTTCTGGCAGGTCGATACTGAGGGCAATCAGCTTCCCTACATCGGTGAGATGGAGTCGACGATCTACCAGGATGCGGAAGCGATGCTGATCGCCGCGATCGCAGGCGATTTTGACTTCCAGTATCGGCGCATCGATGCGCCAGGCAACCGCCCCGTACTGGCAGAGAACCGCGAGGCGGGCGACTATCGCTTGTATGAAGTGACGGCTGCTGGCGGCAATTACAACTGGATCCAGCCCAACCTGAACCACAAGGATCCTGTCGTGAACACCCTTTTCAATGAAAAGGACTTCCGCATTGCTCTTTCAATTGGCACCGACAGACAGGAAGTCATCGACACAGCCTTGCTGGGCGTCGGTACGCCCTGGCAAACCGGGCCGTTCGAGGAAAGCCCTCTGCATCACGAGCGGATTGCCACACAATACTTGGACTACGATCCCGACGAGGCCAACCGGCTTCTCGACGAGCTTGGTCTGACTGAACGCGATCAGAACGGAATTCGGCTTTTGTCCGACGGTCGTCCGGCGCGGTTCCTTGTCGACATTCGAAATGGGCATCCGCACATCATCGACATGATGACCATCGTCAAGCCGCAGTGGGAAGAGATGCTGGGCATTCAAATTGACCTGAACGTTGTCGACCGCTCGGTGCATCGCCAACGGTCCCGTCAAGGAGACCATGACATGACGGCCGACAGCGGAAACGCGACTTGGCTCCCCGGCCAGCTGCCATCTGCGTTGCTCCCGATCGACAGCAGCTCGCGCCATGCGCCCCTTTGGACGGCCTGGTATCAAACGGATGGCGCAGATGGGCTTGTCCCACCTGATCACGTCATGGAGCGCTATAAGATCTGGGAAACGATCTATGCTACAGCCGACCCGGCCGAGCAAATCCGACGCTATCACCAGCTCGCCGACATTGCGGCTGATCAGTTTGAAGCTTTTGGGATCACCAAGAATGCTTCGACCTTTGGTGTGGTTAAGAACGGTCTCATGAATGTGCTCGAAGGCATGAAAAGCACGGGCCAATTCCCAAGCCCGGCCAATGTCTTCATGCCCCAGGCGTGGTACTGGAACCGGTGA
- a CDS encoding ABC transporter permease yields MFAYILRRLLWSVPFLFAASFLAFVIIQLPPGDYVESYAAKLEADGQQVDEIRIRSLRDRFGLDEPFLVQYWKWISGISKGDFGLSFQWQQPVSELIGDRMLLSVILATSTLLFTWSIALPIGIYSAVKQYSVGDYIFSVIGFIGLATPNFLVALILMYVGVVVFGTNVTGLFSAEYANAPWSWGKFVDLLKHLIIPVVIIGTSATASLIRIMRANLLDELYKPYVTTARAKGLTEFKAIMKYPVRIALNPFASTIAWIFPQIISGSTIVAVVLSLPTVDPLMLGALLTQDMYLAGAFILLLSVMSIVGMIVSDIVLAFIDPRIRFR; encoded by the coding sequence ATGTTCGCGTATATATTGCGCCGTTTACTTTGGTCGGTGCCGTTTCTCTTCGCAGCATCCTTTCTGGCGTTTGTCATCATTCAATTGCCGCCCGGCGACTACGTCGAGAGCTATGCGGCCAAGCTGGAGGCCGATGGTCAACAGGTTGATGAAATCAGAATCCGATCGCTTCGGGATCGCTTCGGCTTGGACGAACCGTTCCTCGTCCAATATTGGAAATGGATTAGTGGAATATCCAAGGGCGACTTCGGACTTTCGTTCCAATGGCAGCAACCGGTATCCGAACTGATCGGTGACCGCATGTTATTATCGGTGATATTGGCGACATCGACGCTCTTGTTTACTTGGTCGATCGCGTTGCCAATAGGGATCTACTCAGCCGTCAAGCAATATAGTGTGGGCGACTACATATTCAGTGTCATCGGCTTCATTGGCCTTGCGACGCCCAATTTCCTTGTCGCGCTGATCCTGATGTATGTGGGTGTCGTAGTGTTTGGGACGAACGTAACCGGACTTTTCTCAGCAGAGTATGCGAACGCGCCCTGGTCTTGGGGAAAATTTGTCGACCTCCTCAAGCACCTAATAATTCCGGTCGTCATCATTGGGACCTCGGCAACGGCCAGCCTTATCCGCATCATGCGAGCCAATTTGTTAGACGAGCTCTACAAGCCCTATGTGACGACCGCTAGAGCCAAGGGATTGACCGAATTCAAGGCAATCATGAAGTACCCAGTGCGCATAGCACTCAATCCATTTGCATCGACAATCGCCTGGATCTTTCCGCAAATCATTTCCGGATCAACCATCGTTGCCGTGGTGCTATCCCTCCCGACGGTTGACCCTTTGATGCTCGGAGCGCTGCTTACGCAAGACATGTACCTAGCTGGTGCGTTCATCCTGTTACTAAGCGTCATGTCCATCGTAGGCATGATCGTTTCGGACATCGTTCTCGCCTTTATCGACCCAAGAATTCGGTTCCGCTGA
- a CDS encoding ABC transporter permease produces the protein MTDTSDPRQPTDIAEASQWRLMWLRFKKHKVALISLYIVLLFYVVAAFSEFFQTFDPEETSRRDVFHPPQAIQFFDLSKDGQRKFRPHFLGMTLTRDPETLATSYAVNPDEKIYIRLLGKSEPYELMGFIPMQTRLIAAVNEGERFYLFGADRLGRDMFSRTIAGTRISMSIGLVGVALSLVLGTLIGGLAGYLGGWFDAISTRAIELILSMPTIPIWLGLSATIPPTIDPLLRYFGITVILSLIGWTELARVVRGRFLALRTEDFVTAARLDGASPRRVVFRHMMPSLMSHIIASVSLAIPAMILAETSLSFLGLGLLPPTISWGVLLQESQNIRSIAQAPWLFVPGFFVMFAVLALNFLGDGLRDAADPYSQDPT, from the coding sequence ATGACTGATACGTCTGATCCCCGCCAACCAACCGACATCGCAGAGGCTTCACAGTGGCGACTGATGTGGCTGCGATTCAAGAAGCACAAGGTCGCCTTGATCAGCCTCTATATCGTTCTGTTGTTTTATGTGGTTGCCGCTTTCTCGGAGTTCTTCCAAACCTTTGATCCGGAAGAAACCTCCAGACGGGACGTATTCCATCCTCCGCAAGCCATTCAGTTTTTTGATCTGAGCAAGGACGGACAGCGCAAGTTTCGTCCGCATTTTCTGGGCATGACGCTTACACGTGATCCAGAGACGCTTGCGACGTCTTACGCAGTGAACCCGGATGAGAAGATCTATATCCGCCTTCTTGGAAAGTCGGAGCCCTATGAACTAATGGGGTTCATTCCGATGCAGACCCGGCTGATTGCGGCAGTGAATGAGGGCGAACGATTTTATCTATTCGGCGCTGATCGTCTCGGGCGTGATATGTTCAGCCGGACCATCGCGGGCACTCGGATTTCGATGTCAATTGGTCTGGTCGGCGTCGCGCTAAGTTTGGTGCTTGGCACGCTTATTGGTGGACTGGCTGGATATCTGGGCGGGTGGTTCGACGCAATTTCGACTCGCGCAATCGAACTCATCTTGTCCATGCCGACGATTCCCATCTGGCTAGGGCTAAGCGCCACGATCCCACCGACAATTGACCCGCTTCTACGGTACTTTGGTATAACAGTGATACTGTCGCTTATCGGATGGACAGAACTTGCCCGTGTCGTTCGCGGGCGATTTCTTGCCCTGCGCACCGAGGATTTCGTAACTGCCGCCCGCCTGGATGGCGCCTCGCCACGCCGGGTGGTGTTCCGTCACATGATGCCTTCGCTCATGAGCCATATCATCGCGTCTGTGTCCTTGGCGATCCCGGCAATGATCCTGGCGGAAACGTCACTGTCGTTTCTCGGCTTGGGTCTTTTGCCTCCCACGATCTCGTGGGGCGTTCTGCTCCAGGAATCCCAGAATATTCGCTCGATTGCACAGGCTCCTTGGCTGTTTGTGCCTGGCTTCTTCGTCATGTTTGCTGTGCTTGCATTGAATTTCCTTGGTGACGGGCTGAGAGACGCGGCTGATCCCTACTCGCAAGATCCAACCTGA
- a CDS encoding ABC transporter ATP-binding protein, with translation MADVEPILEIKNLVTAFQTRHGVFNAVDDVSLSLRPGQTLCLVGESGSGKSVLSRSILQLVDKPGRVVSGDILLHQANPSKSEHAVGTLNLAKLNPRGSIMRNIRGRDIGMIFQEPMSSLSPVHRIGDQIAESVKLHEGLAKKAAMERVIEMLRDVEIPDPENAVKKYPFEFSGGMRQRAMIAMALICNPKVLIADEPTTALDVTIQAEILDLLGALKEKHNMATLFITHDMGVVAETADQVAVMRHGKLLEAGPVDQIFEAPKHEYTQALLSAAKETQRPSERRLEMRKARPLGDVVLSARGLRKEFRSSGGFLGLKKNTFLALDDAVFDLREGETLGIVGESGSGKTTLARCIQRIHSIDSGELSYRDAQGSTTELAYLSDKELKPAWQDIRTVFQDPFASLNPRMTVSEIIGESLYLSGMHDKVERRDRIAELLELVGLPLAAMERFPHAFSGGQRQRISIARAIAPNPRIVIADEATSALDVSIRVQIMELLLDLQEKLNISFIFISHDVGLVRFFCDRVIVMYKGRIVEAGDTEAVCTSPQHSYTQALLSAVPISHPKERGTQERTRYVGSNDVA, from the coding sequence ATGGCGGATGTCGAACCCATCCTAGAAATCAAAAATCTCGTCACAGCCTTCCAGACACGTCACGGCGTGTTCAATGCCGTCGACGACGTCTCGCTATCGCTGCGTCCGGGGCAGACACTCTGCCTTGTCGGGGAAAGCGGCAGCGGAAAAAGTGTTTTGTCGCGATCGATTTTGCAACTGGTCGACAAACCTGGTCGCGTTGTCTCAGGCGACATCCTTTTGCACCAGGCTAACCCATCCAAGTCCGAGCATGCCGTCGGCACCCTCAACCTCGCTAAACTCAATCCGCGCGGTAGCATTATGCGAAATATCCGAGGGCGCGACATTGGGATGATCTTCCAGGAACCCATGAGTTCCTTGTCCCCTGTTCACAGAATTGGTGACCAGATTGCCGAAAGCGTGAAGCTTCATGAAGGCCTTGCCAAGAAGGCTGCTATGGAGCGTGTAATCGAAATGCTGCGGGATGTGGAGATTCCAGATCCTGAAAATGCCGTGAAAAAGTATCCTTTCGAATTTTCCGGTGGCATGCGTCAACGCGCGATGATCGCGATGGCGCTCATCTGCAATCCAAAAGTATTGATTGCAGATGAGCCGACGACAGCTCTCGATGTTACAATTCAGGCAGAAATCCTAGATTTGCTCGGAGCTTTGAAAGAAAAGCACAATATGGCAACCCTTTTCATAACCCATGACATGGGTGTTGTTGCAGAGACAGCAGATCAGGTCGCGGTTATGCGCCATGGAAAGCTGTTAGAGGCCGGCCCGGTCGATCAGATTTTCGAAGCTCCAAAACACGAATACACTCAAGCACTCCTTTCCGCGGCGAAAGAGACGCAAAGGCCGTCGGAGAGGCGGCTTGAAATGCGAAAGGCAAGACCTCTGGGTGATGTTGTCTTGTCGGCCAGGGGCCTTAGGAAAGAGTTTCGGTCCAGCGGCGGCTTTCTGGGATTAAAGAAAAACACGTTTCTTGCCCTTGACGATGCAGTCTTTGATCTCCGGGAAGGTGAAACGCTGGGTATAGTTGGCGAAAGCGGGTCAGGTAAGACGACGCTTGCTCGTTGCATCCAACGCATTCATTCCATCGACAGCGGCGAACTCAGCTATCGTGACGCTCAAGGCTCGACGACGGAGTTGGCATATCTCAGCGACAAGGAGCTCAAGCCCGCTTGGCAGGATATCAGGACGGTGTTTCAAGATCCGTTTGCGTCCCTCAATCCAAGAATGACGGTCTCTGAGATCATCGGCGAAAGCCTTTACCTAAGCGGGATGCACGACAAAGTGGAACGGCGAGATCGCATCGCGGAATTGCTCGAGCTTGTTGGATTGCCGCTTGCAGCGATGGAGCGTTTCCCGCATGCGTTCTCAGGCGGCCAACGTCAGCGTATTTCCATCGCCCGCGCAATTGCACCGAACCCGCGTATCGTTATCGCGGACGAAGCGACATCGGCGCTTGATGTCAGTATACGTGTCCAAATCATGGAGCTGTTGCTGGACTTACAAGAAAAACTCAATATTAGCTTCATCTTCATCAGCCACGATGTAGGGCTTGTCCGTTTCTTTTGTGACAGAGTCATCGTTATGTACAAGGGAAGAATTGTCGAGGCCGGAGATACCGAGGCCGTGTGCACAAGCCCCCAACACAGCTACACACAAGCGCTTTTGTCAGCTGTTCCAATTTCGCATCCAAAAGAGCGTGGAACACAGGAACGCACGAGATACGTTGGCTCGAACGATGTGGCTTGA
- a CDS encoding SDR family oxidoreductase has product MSFALDDIFGLTGRTALVTGSSRGIGAAIAQGLAGAGAHVFVHGQSAASATATRDAIRAAGGRAVAVGGNLAEAGAGKDLIDHCVKQADRLDILVINASAQINAPLADLTPDDLSFQIDVNLRATIEMLQTCLPQMAEHGWGRVISIGSINQSGPKPIVTAYAATKAAQHNLIQSQAREYAQTGVVLNTLSPGLIDTDRNAHRKAEDPDAWDAYTKEANWMGRAGTPQDVVGAAIFLASDASTFMTGEVVTLSGGC; this is encoded by the coding sequence ATGAGCTTTGCCCTCGACGATATCTTCGGACTTACAGGACGCACCGCTTTGGTCACCGGCTCCAGCCGCGGAATTGGTGCCGCCATTGCTCAAGGACTGGCTGGCGCGGGCGCCCATGTCTTTGTGCATGGTCAGTCGGCAGCATCGGCGACGGCCACCCGCGATGCGATACGCGCAGCGGGCGGGCGTGCCGTTGCGGTCGGTGGCAATCTGGCTGAAGCCGGCGCTGGTAAAGACCTGATCGACCATTGCGTGAAACAGGCGGATCGTCTCGATATATTGGTGATCAACGCCTCGGCCCAGATCAACGCGCCCCTCGCTGATTTGACGCCAGACGATCTGTCGTTTCAGATTGACGTGAACCTACGCGCGACGATTGAAATGCTGCAAACCTGCCTGCCGCAGATGGCAGAGCACGGCTGGGGTCGCGTTATCAGCATCGGCTCCATCAACCAATCCGGGCCGAAACCCATCGTCACCGCCTATGCCGCGACCAAGGCCGCACAGCACAACCTAATCCAAAGCCAAGCCCGCGAATATGCCCAAACTGGCGTAGTCCTGAACACCCTGTCACCGGGCTTGATCGACACAGATCGCAACGCTCACCGAAAAGCCGAGGATCCAGACGCGTGGGATGCCTACACAAAGGAAGCCAACTGGATGGGACGTGCGGGCACTCCGCAAGACGTGGTTGGGGCTGCGATCTTTCTGGCTTCAGACGCGAGCACCTTCATGACCGGAGAGGTCGTCACCCTGTCGGGCGGTTGCTGA
- a CDS encoding SMP-30/gluconolactonase/LRE family protein yields the protein MDDRSDAHRSAGGAKGSDDGVIEAKTDVPAGAAALAKGLTLLDLIADAETPLRFAELQRRSKLPKPTFARIIRTLIAFGLVHQNGIKGTYTLGSRFMELSHRVWDTFDLVSFASPELARLSEELGETIALCRLDGTEVQYIGERSGSGLGVRVDTGRRAPLHSTAAGKVLLAFLEPSVSRPLIDQLDLETFTKNTLSTKQTLAADLAVIRARGYSVSFEEHLQGVNSVAVAIVGQDGSPIGALVVLGPASRLDAAQIHPVGRELIAAARRITGTAGAVAISSRPRPRVTADAEVTSLECVLPWGAQLGEAPVWHPGEDRLYWVDILQPAVYRFDPKSERNETCALGKLVSAVLPVAGGGVMVATQDGIEALDFDTGALTVFADPESEVVDNRLNDAKVGPGGAIWVGSMRLDASKPTGGLFRVTTGGRTERKESGITVSNGLGWSPDGRTFYFVDTIPGIIYAYDSEPGTGALSNRRVFARIPQEEGRPDGLTIDQAGGVWCAIWDGWCVRRYTSEGELDRVIELPVPRPTSVSFGGPDNATLYITSARTRLPATTLAEAPLSGGIFACTPGETGIASSLFDLKP from the coding sequence ATGGACGATCGATCAGATGCTCATCGAAGCGCAGGCGGCGCGAAAGGCTCGGATGATGGGGTGATCGAAGCCAAAACCGATGTGCCCGCCGGGGCGGCGGCGCTGGCCAAGGGCTTGACGCTCTTGGACTTGATCGCGGACGCCGAAACGCCGCTTCGCTTCGCCGAGTTGCAACGGCGCTCCAAACTTCCAAAGCCTACGTTTGCGCGCATCATCAGGACGTTGATTGCCTTCGGTCTGGTGCATCAGAACGGCATCAAGGGAACCTACACACTTGGATCGCGGTTCATGGAATTGTCGCACCGGGTTTGGGATACCTTCGATCTTGTGTCCTTCGCTTCGCCGGAATTGGCAAGATTGTCCGAAGAACTGGGCGAAACCATCGCGCTTTGTCGTCTGGACGGGACCGAGGTTCAATATATTGGCGAACGGTCCGGATCCGGGCTGGGGGTACGTGTAGATACGGGACGACGCGCGCCGTTGCATTCCACTGCAGCGGGCAAGGTTCTTTTAGCATTTCTGGAGCCTTCAGTCAGCAGGCCGCTGATCGACCAATTGGACCTTGAGACTTTCACAAAGAACACTCTATCTACCAAGCAGACCCTTGCCGCCGACCTCGCCGTGATCCGGGCGCGTGGTTATTCGGTTTCATTTGAAGAACATCTGCAAGGCGTGAACTCGGTTGCCGTTGCAATCGTCGGGCAAGACGGTTCGCCGATTGGGGCTTTGGTGGTGCTCGGCCCGGCATCGCGATTGGATGCCGCCCAAATCCACCCGGTCGGCCGAGAACTCATCGCGGCGGCGCGTCGCATCACCGGCACTGCTGGTGCGGTCGCCATCAGCTCGCGTCCCCGTCCGCGCGTGACGGCCGATGCCGAGGTGACGAGCCTGGAATGCGTGCTGCCCTGGGGCGCTCAATTGGGCGAAGCGCCGGTGTGGCACCCGGGCGAAGACAGGCTCTATTGGGTCGACATCCTGCAACCCGCCGTCTATCGGTTTGATCCGAAATCCGAGCGCAACGAAACCTGCGCTTTGGGCAAACTGGTAAGCGCCGTGCTGCCGGTCGCCGGAGGAGGCGTTATGGTCGCGACCCAGGACGGGATCGAGGCCCTGGACTTCGATACCGGCGCCTTGACCGTCTTCGCCGATCCCGAAAGCGAGGTCGTCGACAACCGTTTGAACGACGCTAAGGTCGGGCCGGGCGGCGCGATTTGGGTTGGGTCCATGCGGTTGGATGCCAGCAAGCCGACCGGCGGGCTGTTCCGCGTCACGACAGGTGGCAGAACTGAGCGTAAGGAAAGCGGGATCACCGTTTCAAACGGTCTTGGCTGGAGCCCAGATGGCCGGACGTTCTACTTCGTCGATACGATCCCCGGCATCATCTATGCCTATGACAGCGAACCAGGCACGGGCGCCCTCAGCAACCGCCGGGTCTTTGCCCGGATCCCACAGGAAGAAGGACGCCCGGACGGGCTGACCATCGATCAAGCCGGCGGCGTCTGGTGTGCGATCTGGGACGGATGGTGCGTGCGCAGATACACGAGCGAAGGCGAGTTGGACCGGGTGATCGAACTGCCTGTGCCACGACCAACCAGCGTCAGTTTCGGCGGGCCGGACAACGCCACGCTTTACATCACCAGCGCACGCACGCGATTGCCTGCAACCACGCTAGCAGAGGCACCTCTTTCGGGCGGCATCTTCGCATGTACACCGGGCGAAACCGGGATCGCGTCAAGCCTGTTCGACTTGAAGCCATGA
- a CDS encoding NAD(P)-dependent oxidoreductase → MRILVTGAAGRIGSRAVSALLGRGHEVRGFDLRAGNQLDECYQDIVGSLVDDALVREAMAGVDAVLHLGAYMSWDPAEQGLMFQSNVEGTSILLEAAKAASVNRFVFASSGEVYPENAPQTLPVTEDHPLHANSPYGLTKLLGEELVRFHQRTGDMDTVILRFSHTQDASELLDEESFFSGPRFFLHPRIRQQEKFGNHAIAEILRAADPGTPAHVLARNEHGRPFQMHITDTRDIVQGLILALEHKDAVGEVFNLGATEPVDFERLLSKMSAITQLPVVTVDLPGEGAYYQNSNAKMRSQLGFAPEWTIDQMLIEAQAARKARMMG, encoded by the coding sequence ATGAGAATTTTGGTCACCGGTGCCGCCGGACGGATCGGGTCGCGGGCTGTTTCAGCGCTTCTCGGCCGCGGCCATGAGGTGCGCGGATTTGATCTCCGCGCGGGCAACCAGCTTGACGAGTGTTATCAGGACATCGTTGGATCATTGGTAGACGATGCGCTGGTTCGAGAGGCCATGGCGGGCGTCGATGCCGTGCTGCACCTCGGCGCGTACATGTCCTGGGATCCGGCGGAACAGGGGCTGATGTTTCAATCAAACGTCGAAGGCACGTCCATCTTGCTCGAGGCCGCCAAAGCAGCCTCGGTCAACCGGTTCGTCTTTGCCAGCTCGGGCGAAGTTTATCCCGAGAACGCACCACAGACCTTGCCGGTCACCGAAGATCATCCGCTGCACGCGAACTCGCCCTATGGGCTAACCAAACTTCTGGGCGAGGAACTCGTGCGGTTCCACCAACGCACCGGCGACATGGATACGGTGATCCTGAGGTTCTCCCACACGCAAGACGCATCGGAACTGCTGGACGAAGAAAGCTTTTTTTCGGGCCCGCGTTTCTTTCTGCACCCCCGCATCCGGCAGCAAGAGAAATTCGGCAATCACGCGATTGCTGAGATCCTTCGGGCAGCTGATCCAGGAACGCCAGCCCATGTTTTGGCCCGCAATGAACACGGTCGGCCGTTTCAGATGCACATCACCGACACGCGCGACATAGTGCAAGGGCTGATCCTGGCGCTGGAACACAAGGACGCGGTCGGCGAAGTGTTCAATCTTGGTGCAACGGAGCCTGTCGATTTTGAACGCCTTCTGTCCAAAATGTCCGCCATAACGCAGCTGCCGGTGGTCACGGTCGACCTGCCCGGCGAAGGTGCCTATTATCAAAACTCAAACGCGAAGATGCGCAGTCAGTTGGGATTTGCACCGGAATGGACGATCGATCAGATGCTCATCGAAGCGCAGGCGGCGCGAAAGGCTCGGATGATGGGGTGA
- a CDS encoding ABC transporter ATP-binding protein, with product MASISIQNLHKSYGTLNVLKEFSLDIEDGEFVVLVGPSGCGKSTILKLLAGLEPASGGKIMLGDRDVTDVAPGERDIAMVFQNYALYPHLTVAQNIGFGLKMRKMSQAEIDRRVMEAAKTLAVDPYLNRRPKDLSGGQRQRVALGRAIVREPLAFMMDEPLSNLDAKLRVHMRAEIGALHKRVGVTTVYVTHDQVEAMTMADRVVLMRNGEIQQIADPDTLFQKPDNLFVASFIGSPGMNFVSSPVERASGAAMVEVLGTKVDVSDHNVDGVSDVIVGFRPEHINLGDGLVNFNVRPSLVESLGSEKYVYFDGGSTQVRLSAGTEDENSKGLIARVAHTGAFDETAEQRMSLDPANLYLFDPKTELAL from the coding sequence ATGGCCAGCATTTCGATCCAGAACCTGCACAAAAGCTATGGCACTTTGAATGTGCTGAAGGAATTCTCGCTGGATATCGAGGACGGCGAATTTGTAGTGCTGGTAGGGCCGTCGGGGTGCGGCAAGTCCACGATCCTGAAACTGCTGGCTGGGTTGGAGCCTGCTTCGGGCGGCAAGATCATGCTGGGCGACCGCGATGTAACCGACGTGGCTCCCGGCGAACGTGACATCGCGATGGTGTTCCAAAACTACGCGCTTTACCCGCATCTGACGGTGGCCCAGAACATCGGCTTTGGCCTGAAGATGCGGAAGATGTCGCAAGCCGAAATCGACCGGCGCGTGATGGAGGCCGCCAAGACGTTGGCGGTTGATCCCTATCTCAACCGGCGACCCAAGGATCTGTCGGGAGGTCAGCGCCAGAGAGTTGCCCTGGGGCGCGCGATTGTGCGCGAACCACTGGCCTTCATGATGGACGAGCCGTTGTCGAACCTCGACGCAAAACTGAGGGTACACATGCGCGCCGAAATCGGTGCTCTGCACAAACGCGTCGGCGTCACCACGGTCTATGTCACCCACGATCAGGTCGAAGCGATGACCATGGCCGACCGCGTGGTGTTGATGCGCAACGGCGAAATTCAGCAGATCGCCGATCCTGACACTTTGTTCCAGAAACCCGACAACCTCTTTGTCGCCAGTTTTATCGGCTCGCCGGGGATGAACTTTGTCTCTTCGCCTGTGGAACGCGCCTCTGGTGCCGCGATGGTCGAGGTCCTTGGTACGAAAGTGGATGTGTCCGATCACAATGTTGACGGCGTCTCTGACGTCATCGTTGGTTTCCGCCCCGAGCACATCAACCTTGGCGACGGCCTCGTCAATTTCAATGTGCGCCCAAGTCTTGTCGAAAGCCTTGGCTCAGAAAAATACGTCTATTTCGATGGCGGATCGACACAGGTCAGATTGAGTGCGGGGACCGAGGATGAAAACTCCAAGGGCCTGATCGCCCGCGTGGCCCATACCGGTGCTTTCGACGAAACTGCGGAGCAGAGGATGTCGCTCGACCCCGCCAATCTTTACCTCTTTGATCCCAAAACGGAATTGGCGCTTTAG